The following are encoded in a window of Artemia franciscana chromosome 5, ASM3288406v1, whole genome shotgun sequence genomic DNA:
- the LOC136026996 gene encoding LOW QUALITY PROTEIN: NAD-dependent protein deacetylase sirtuin-1-like (The sequence of the model RefSeq protein was modified relative to this genomic sequence to represent the inferred CDS: inserted 2 bases in 1 codon; substituted 1 base at 1 genomic stop codon) — MSEGKRPLDVLRGLIPDIKEKMPVGGFEEETLWRMLISLMTEPERXTRLQHISTMTNILNLIRNSNKILVLTGAGVSVSCGIPDFRSRDGVYARLSKDFPGLPDPTAXSYFRKDPRPFFEFAGEIRPGEFKPSLCHRFIRHLEKKNKLLRNYTQNIDTLEQVTEIQHVVQCHGSFSTATCMRCQNTVKSSEIENDVKKRVIPICRKCHPVIDDSTREAVMAIFGSLEVNIQPPPVLKADIVSFGEGLPDTFHQSTDS, encoded by the exons ATGTCAGAAGGCAAACGTCCCTTAGACGTACTTCGAGGTTTAATACCAGATATTAAGGAAAAGATGCCTGTTGGGGGTTTCGAGGAAGAAACTCTGTGGAGGATGCTGATTTCGCTAATGACTGAACCTGAGAGATGAACTCGTTTGCAGCACATTTCAACTATGACAAACATTCTGAATTTGATTCGAAATTCAAACAAGATTCTGGTCCTTACTGGAGCTGGTGTTTCTGTTTCTTGTGGTATACCAGATTTTCGAAGTCGTGACGGAGTTTATGCTCGTCTTTCAAAAGATTTTCCTGGCTTGCCAGATCCAACTGC ATCCTATTTTCGAAAAGATCCCCGGCCTTTTTTCGAGTTTGCCGGTGAAATAAGGCCTGGCGAATTTAAGCCTTCGCTCTGTCATAGATTCATACGTcatcttgaaaagaaaaataagcttttaCGGAATTACACGCAGAACATAGATACATTGGAACAGGTAACAGAGATTCAGCACGTTGTGCAATGCCATGGTTCTTTTTCTACGGCCACCTGCATGCGATGTCAAAATACTGTGAAGTCTTCCGAGATTGAAAATGACGTTAAGAAACGGGTAATTCCAATTTGTCGAAAGTGTCATCCAGTAATCGATGATTCTACGCGGGAGGCAGTAATGGCGATCTTCGGATCACTAGAAGTGAATATTCAACCTCCACCTGTTTTAAAGGCAGATATAGTGTCCTTTGGAGAAGGACTTCCTGACACGTTTCATCAGTccaccgactcttga